Proteins encoded by one window of Sphingosinicella sp. BN140058:
- a CDS encoding Fur family transcriptional regulator — protein MLTLARPTQRLRFEDYVAHAATGGLRLTERRRDVLRLIWNAARPIGAYEIAEQLGRNGASAHPAIVYRCLHRLAEAGLIIPILSWKRHVIAPVPAVGRWGVLLCSTCRACTPVDLGREHQLLIQRLRTAGWTPRIWSAEAEGLCCACREDAPCA, from the coding sequence ATGCTGACACTCGCTCGTCCCACGCAGCGCCTGCGGTTCGAAGACTATGTCGCACATGCCGCCACCGGCGGCCTCCGCCTGACCGAACGCCGCCGCGACGTGCTTCGGCTGATCTGGAACGCGGCGCGCCCGATCGGCGCCTACGAGATCGCGGAACAGCTGGGTCGAAACGGCGCTTCGGCGCACCCGGCGATCGTCTATCGCTGCCTGCACCGCCTCGCGGAAGCCGGATTGATCATCCCGATCCTGAGCTGGAAAAGGCACGTTATCGCGCCCGTTCCGGCGGTCGGGCGTTGGGGAGTCCTGCTGTGCTCCACCTGCCGCGCGTGCACGCCGGTCGATCTTGGCCGTGAGCACCAGCTGCTGATCCAGCGGCTGCGCACGGCCGGCTGGACTCCGCGGATCTGGTCGGCCGAAGCGGAAGGTTTGTGCTGCGCCTGCCGCGAGGACGCGCCGTGCGCATGA